In Jaculus jaculus isolate mJacJac1 chromosome 2, mJacJac1.mat.Y.cur, whole genome shotgun sequence, the genomic window ACACAtgttaaaaatacatatgtagccaagtatggtggcacatgtttttaatctcagcactcatgaaaTAGAcataggaagatcattgtgagttccaggccagcctgggctactgaatgagttccagataagcGTGGGcttgaacaagaccctaccttaaaaaaacaaaaaaaaatccacaaaagcaGCCTCACTTGGTTGcaacatgcttgtaaccccagttctttggagtctgaggcaggccagcctgggctacacagaccaTGTcacaaaaactgaaacaaaaacaaagtacacaatttttgtttttaataacacAACTTTGACTTTTAGTGTCAGAGTTAACCATGTTCATCCAGAATCTTTGGCTCCAAAAATCGCTTGTGGTAGTCACTAAAACAAACAATGCACAGAAAATCAAAGGGGAAACAGGAAGCCTCCCTTGCTGGGAGGAAGAAGAGTTTGAAGCTTAATCATTATTTCAAAGGAGAGGACAACAGGCCAAAAAACAGGCaatttgagtttagctttgggaAGATGAGTTAGTAAATGCATGAACTGAGGTGCTTACCGTATGTCAGGCCTAACTAAAAGCAGTATCTGCTGACTAGTTCAGTCCTCACCAAACCTATGAAGTAAGGTGCCAGCCTTAACTGTGACAGGTAGGAAATAGGACAAACAGTGGAGGACTTGAAATTCTAATCCATGCTATTGGGTCCTCAGGCCATGTTCTTAATTACTGTGTTCTATTGCCTCTCAGAGCATACAGTCATTTGTAATGGTTGATCATGCCCTTTCCTTCCTGTTTCAGGAAGGAGTTTTTTGACGGTTGCAAAGCaataagtgcagacagcattgatgGGATCTGTGCACGGTTCCCCAGCCTCTTAACAGAAGCCAAACAAGAGGACAAATTCAAGGATCTCTACCGGTTTACATTTCAGTTTGGCCTGGACTCTGAAGAAGGGCAGCGGTCACTCCATCGGGAAATAGCCATTGCTCTGTGGAAACTAGTCTTTACCCAGAACAATCCTCCTGTATTGGACCAATGGCTAAATTTCTTAACAGAGAATCCCTCGGGTATCAAGGGCATCTCCCGGGATACTTGGAACATGTTCCTTAACTTCACTCAGGTGATTGGCCCTGACCTCAGCAACTACAGTGAAGATGAAGCTTGGCCAAGTCTCTTCGATACCTTTGTGGAGTGGGAAATGGAGCGAAGGAAAAGAGAAGCCGAAGGGAGAGGTGCACTCAGCTCAGGGCCGGAGGGCTTATCTCCTGAGGAGCAGACTTAGTGGCTTTGTCCCAGGACCAGTAAGGGTCTGCCTGctgctttgcagccaagtgagGAATTGGACTTTTCTGGAAATTACTGAAGATCCGGATATTTTCTACTTTACACCTTTCTCTGCCTTGTATTTGAAAGGGCTCTAAAATGCTGTATCATGTTTTAGGCACTTTCTTCATTTTTGGGGGGttattttggttatttcttttttgggggggaagtaATCCCTCAAAATATTTGAACCTGGCTACATGTTGTGTATCTTTTTTTGAAGCCTTCAGATAGAATAAGCCTGCCATTTCTTGCACAAAGTTAGGTATGTTTTGTTTATGTGGGGAGGGTGGAGAGCGGGAAGGGGAATGGAACAGTTAGGATGAGTTAACATTACAAACTACAGTGCCAGTCTCAGTTTGCATATTGTTTTTCAGGGCAGGTCTGTACTGTGTGTAGTGCTGTTTACATGGTTGAATTTAggttataataattatttttaaaagatttacacAGATTTGAATAACAGTGTTAACTGTTAACCATATTGCATTAATTTCCAGACAATTTAGAGCTCTTGGAGCACCAAGGCCAGTCAAGAGCATTTGCAGTCTGGTGACAACCCCCCTTTAAGCTAATTTATCCAAAACTCTATTTCTCTCACTTCTTGCTCATTCCTTCTTTGACCTGTTGCATTTCATGTTGAATTTATCCAATCAACATGCTGCACCTGTCAGTCAAGTgagcagttttgttttgttaggaCACATTGTACTGAATACCACTCCAACATTGAATGCAGAGAAAGCAGTGCTACCTCAGTTTTGCTGGAAGTAGAAATCTTTGATAGTTTTCTTTGAAGTTTCTGTAGTTTCATGTTGTGAatggaaatacttttttttttttcccttcttcttttgCCTTGGAGCCAAAGTTTCTGTTGCAGGTGGTCAGAAATCGTGCCTGTAGCCAGCTGACGTAAAAGAAAACTGTGGTATGGAGCTctgcttgaacttttttttttattttgagtatCATCAGCTTACTTGTCTGGCAAGTGCAGAAGCCTGGGACTGGCTTGAACTCTGCCAAACAGATTATCAAAGTGTATTTAATGGCTAAACGTGTGTGCCCTTTCCCTTCTTGCTGCACCCATGTTGTCACTTAACCCCCAGGagttatttattatctttttgttaATGTCAAGGTCAATTGGGGTAATGTGATGACTGTTTAGGTTTACAtgatcttcctttccttcccctgcccccaaatatgtatatatacatatataaaatatgtatatattttacctatataaaatatatatatacacatatatgtatctatattccTTTGTTTCTTTGCCTGCTAAAACTGGCCATAAAAGAGAGAGCTGCCTTCAATACGTAGTTTCAGAAGAGTGCCAGGGAGCATCATAATGGAGGCTGCTGTATCTGAATTTGgaacatttttactaaaaagaacatgaatttgcTCACAGGAGGGAGGACCCAATCCTCCAGACTCTTCTACACACTCCACAAGGCCAGCTTTGGCCAAATTGCCACTGGGGCCTGAGGAATTGACTCTGTCCTACTTGGTTTCAGTAGAGGAGGACCCTAcgtattttttcattaaaaaaaaaaaagtcctcaaaaATCTGTACTGGAAAAGTAGGTGGGAAGAGCTTGTACAGTTCAGCTTCCAACACTTTGGAACACATTAAAAAGGGAATCTTTTAATAaaagcttataaaaatatttatactctTGAAGTAATGAGAGTTTGTCTATTAAGTACTTGGATTTTTCTCCCCTAACTAACCCTTGTccccagcctgggcaagaattgTTCTCA contains:
- the Dcun1d3 gene encoding DCN1-like protein 3, translated to MGQCVTKCKNPSSTLGSKNGDRDPSSKSHSRRGAGHREEQVPPCGKPGGDILVNGTKKAEAATEACQQLPTSSGDAGRESKSNAEESSLQRLEELFRRYKDEREDAILEEGMERFCNDLCVDPTEFRVLLLAWKFQAATMCKFTRKEFFDGCKAISADSIDGICARFPSLLTEAKQEDKFKDLYRFTFQFGLDSEEGQRSLHREIAIALWKLVFTQNNPPVLDQWLNFLTENPSGIKGISRDTWNMFLNFTQVIGPDLSNYSEDEAWPSLFDTFVEWEMERRKREAEGRGALSSGPEGLSPEEQT